GTGTCGCCGTCGCCCAGTCGCTCGCCGAGGAGGACGTGGACCTCACGCTCGTAGACGACGGAGAGCCGGGCGGCGGCCTCTGTATCCTCCGGGGCTGTATGCCCTCGAAAGAGGTGCTCTCGGCGGCAGCCCACCGCTTTCACGTCCGCCACGACGAGCGGGTCACGGGAACCCCCGAGGTGGACCTGCAGGCGGTCGTCGAGACGAAAGACGAGCACATCTCGAACTTTGCGAAACACCGACGGGCGGCAGTTCACCGCCTCGCCGAACGAGATAACGTGACCTTCCACCACGAAACGGCGACGTTCGTCGGGGACCGAGAACTGGCGGTCTCCGACCGGACCATCGAACCAGACTACCTCGTCATCGCAACCGGGTCTACGGTTTCGATTCCCGACCTTCCGGGTATCGACGACGTGGAGTTTTGGACGAGCGACGACGTGCTCGACGCCACGACCCTCCCCGACTCGGCCATCGTGATGGGCTTTGGCGTCATCGGCCTCGAACTGGCTCCCTATCTCAGCGAGTGTGGCGTGGACGTAACCGTCATCGAGCACGACGCTCGCCCGCTCGACGACGCCCCGGACGAGTACGGGGACTGGGTTCTGGACATCTACCGCGACGAGTTCGACATTGAGGTTCTAACGCGCACCCGCGAGCAGGCAGTGAAAAGCACCGACGATGGCGGCGTTCGCATGACTGTCGACCGAGACGGTTCGACCGAGACCCTCGACGCTGACGACCTGTTCGTGTTCACCGGTCGCCGACCGAACGTGGACAGTCTCGGCCTCGAAAACACGAACATCGAAGCCGAATCGGGGTGGGTCAGAGACACGATGCAGACGACGACCGACGACCGGACCTACGTCGTCGGCGACGCAAACGGAAAGGAACCG
This sequence is a window from Haladaptatus sp. QDMS2. Protein-coding genes within it:
- a CDS encoding NAD(P)/FAD-dependent oxidoreductase → MTHVAIIGAYGSAGVAVAQSLAEEDVDLTLVDDGEPGGGLCILRGCMPSKEVLSAAAHRFHVRHDERVTGTPEVDLQAVVETKDEHISNFAKHRRAAVHRLAERDNVTFHHETATFVGDRELAVSDRTIEPDYLVIATGSTVSIPDLPGIDDVEFWTSDDVLDATTLPDSAIVMGFGVIGLELAPYLSECGVDVTVIEHDARPLDDAPDEYGDWVLDIYRDEFDIEVLTRTREQAVKSTDDGGVRMTVDRDGSTETLDADDLFVFTGRRPNVDSLGLENTNIEAESGWVRDTMQTTTDDRTYVVGDANGKEPLLHVAKEQGFTAADNILADIAGDPLDPYENYRHLVVFSGLGVYPYARVGHTPEAARDAGYDPIVVTREAATDGVFKTKHHDEGMATLVVARDGTLLGYQGLHLHADVMAKTMHVAVALGQDVRTLPDRAYHPTTPEILDGLFRAAKDEL